The Acidobacteriota bacterium genome has a window encoding:
- a CDS encoding FliI/YscN family ATPase produces MENTGPLRITAPFSSYFQRLANLDPVRLSGTIKRAVGLVIESQGPSVSVGELCYLAGRTGELNTVLEVIGFRDSTVLLMPLGPMPAVRAGDTVVATGKVAEAPVGPKMLGRIINALGEPLDELGAVEHAGFYPLHRRSTNPLARANITQALGTGVRAIDGLLTVGTGQRIGIFGGSGVGKSTLLGMMAKHATADVNVIAMIGERGREVREFVEHELGPEGLARSVLVISTSDDSPLVRIRAALVATAVAEYFKDAGAQVLLIMDSLTRFAMAQREISLVAGEPPSSKGYTPSVFALLPRLLERAGNFGTGGSITAFYTVLVEGDDMNEPIADAVRGILDGHIILSRTLAARNHYPCIDVLHSASRLFNSVATKPQAAAAARVREMLATYAAAEDLINIGAYQKGTNPRIDEAIAQYDRINSFLRQDRQEPVEFPAVVERLTREFSLEGAR; encoded by the coding sequence ATGGAAAACACCGGCCCGCTCCGCATTACCGCCCCTTTCTCCTCCTACTTTCAACGCTTGGCGAATCTCGATCCGGTGCGGCTGAGCGGCACGATCAAACGCGCGGTCGGGTTGGTGATCGAATCGCAAGGCCCGTCGGTTTCGGTGGGCGAATTGTGCTATTTGGCAGGGCGCACGGGCGAACTGAATACAGTGCTCGAAGTGATCGGCTTCCGCGATTCGACCGTGCTGTTGATGCCGCTCGGCCCGATGCCCGCCGTGCGCGCGGGCGATACGGTCGTGGCGACGGGCAAAGTCGCCGAAGCGCCCGTCGGGCCGAAAATGCTGGGCCGCATCATCAATGCGCTGGGTGAACCGCTCGATGAATTGGGCGCGGTCGAACATGCGGGTTTTTATCCGTTGCATCGGCGTTCCACCAATCCGCTGGCGCGCGCCAACATCACGCAAGCCCTGGGCACGGGCGTGCGCGCGATTGACGGTTTGCTGACGGTCGGCACCGGGCAACGCATCGGCATCTTCGGCGGTTCGGGCGTCGGCAAATCCACGCTATTGGGCATGATGGCCAAACATGCGACCGCCGACGTCAACGTCATCGCGATGATTGGCGAACGCGGGCGCGAAGTGCGCGAATTCGTCGAGCACGAACTCGGCCCCGAAGGTTTGGCACGCTCCGTGCTGGTCATCTCGACCTCTGACGATTCGCCGCTGGTGCGCATTCGCGCGGCCTTGGTGGCGACGGCGGTGGCGGAATACTTCAAGGATGCGGGCGCCCAAGTGCTGTTGATTATGGATTCGCTGACACGCTTTGCGATGGCCCAACGCGAGATCAGTTTGGTGGCCGGCGAACCGCCTTCGTCCAAAGGCTATACGCCCTCGGTGTTCGCGCTGCTGCCGCGCCTGCTCGAACGCGCGGGCAATTTTGGCACCGGCGGTTCGATCACAGCCTTTTACACCGTGCTGGTCGAAGGCGACGATATGAACGAACCCATCGCCGATGCCGTGCGCGGCATTCTCGATGGTCACATCATCCTGTCGCGCACCTTGGCCGCGCGCAATCATTACCCTTGCATTGATGTGCTGCACAGCGCCTCGCGCCTGTTCAATTCTGTCGCGACCAAGCCGCAAGCCGCCGCCGCCGCGCGCGTGCGCGAGATGCTGGCCACCTATGCCGCCGCCGAAGACCTGATCAATATCGGGGCTTATCAAAAAGGCACCAACCCGCGTATTGACGAGGCCATTGCGCAATACGACCGCATCAACAGCTTTCTGCGCCAGGATCGGCAAGAACCGGTCGAATTCCCAGCCGTCGTCGAACGCCTCACGCGTGAGTTCAGTCTTGAGGGCGCGCGATGA